The stretch of DNA TACCGGGCGCGGAGCGGCCCCATCGTCCCCGAACCGTCACGGTGCCGCCTGCGAGTACGGACTCTCGCTCGGGCAGTCCGTGGTGCGCGCCGCGGGCGCGTCGGGCTCGGCGAGCGGCCCCAACAGCTCCTCTGCTACCGCCAACAGATACGCAGCTCCTTCAACCCGTTCTGGAAGTTGGATACGAGCCGCTTCGGCGGCGCTCCCGGAGCGAGCTCCAGGCCGGGCAGCTCGGCGACGACACGACGGATCAGGGCCGCCATCTGAACCCTGGCGAGCCGGGCGCCCACGCAGAAGTGCGGGCCGAAACCGAAACTGACGTGATCGTTCGGCGTCCGGACGATGTCGAAGCGGTCCGCGTCAGGAAAGACGGAGTCGTCTCGGTTGGCGGAGGCGTGATAGACGACCACCTTGTCGCCGGCGCGGATCGGCTGCCCGGCGAGTACCAGGTCCCGGGTGGCCGTGCGTCGGAACTCCAGTACCGGCGGCCAGAATCGGAGCATCTCCTCGATCGCCGGGGCGACCAGATCCGGCGATCGCGCCAACCGAAGGGACTGGTCGGGGTGGACGAGCAGGGAGTACAGACCGCCGGGCAGACCATTGCGCAGCGTCTCATTACCGGCGACTCCGAACAGAAAGAACATCGTCTCGAACTCGTCGGCACTCAGTCCGGCTTCCCGCATCCGGGCGACGATGCTTCCTGGGGGTGGCTGTTTGGCGAGCGCGTGGGCGTAGGCGAACATGTCGGCCAGGGCGGCGCGAGAGCGCGGGTTGACCGGGCGGCCGTCGCGGGTGGTGAGGGCGGCGGGCCGGTGGGCGAGCGCGGTGCGGCCCATGCCGGTGAGTTGGGACGGGTCGGCGGTGCTGGACCGAGCGTAGTCGGGATCCTGGTAGCCGATCACGCGGTTCGACCAGTCGACCAGCAGCTGTCGGTCCTGCTCAGGCACGCCAAGAATTCGCCCCAGGGTCCACACGGGCAGGTCAGCGGCGACCGGCACGAAGTCGACCTCGCCCAAGGACCGGATCCTCCGGATGAGTTCGGCCGCGCGCTCCTCGATGGCCGCGGTGAGCTCATGCAGCACACGCGGCGTGAAGGCGGCCGCGACGGCCCGGCGCAGCCGGGAGTGGTCGGGCGGATCCTGATTGAGCATCATCGTCCGGGCGAACTCAAGATCGGCTGTGGTGTCAGGGTCGCGGATCTGGGTCCCGCCAAGGTACGAGGAGAAGTCCTCCGGGCTCCGCAGCACCTGCTTCACGTCCGCGTGCCGCAGCACCGCCCAGTACCCGGGCCCGGCCGGCCAGGCGCCGACCGCCGGCTCCTCCACCCAGCAGACCGGCGCCGCCGCCCGGAGCTCCCGGTAGAGCCCGTACGGCACCCCCTCCGCGTAGGTCCGAGGCTCGAAGATCCCGTTCACCCGCCGCTGTTCCACGCCCATGGCCACCGACCGTACCGCCCCACGGGCCGCCCCACCGGCCGATCCGGCGGGCCGGACGCGCTACTGGCCGACCCGGCCGTCCACGCACTCGCGCAGCAGGTCGGCGTGCCCGCAGTGCCGGGCGTACTCCTCGATCCGGTGCACGATCATCTCGCGGATCGAGAGGCGCTCCCTTCCCACCCGCGCGCCGAGGTCGGCGTGTGCGGCCAACTCCTCGTCCAGCGCGGCCTGTTCCCGCTCCAGGTCGCGGAAGGCGGCCTCGACCACCGCCGGGTCGGCCACCGCGCCGTCGAAGTCCGCGTCCCGGCCCTCGTACAGCTTCGGGAGCGGCTCGCCGTCGGTGATCCAGTTCCGCCAGTCCCGCTCCACCCGGGCCAGGTGGCGGACCAGGCCGAGCAGCGACATCGTGGACGGGGGTACCGAGCGGCGGGCCAGCTGCGCCGCGTCCAGGCCCTCGCACTTCATCCGCAGCGTCAGCCGGTAGTCGTTCAGGTAGCCGACCAGGGTGGCCAACTCCCCGTCCGGGCCCGGGCCCTCGCTGTTGCGAGGGTCGTCCGCCGGGTCCACCCACATGTCGGGGTAGACCGTGGCCACCGTCCACCGCTCGGTCCGCTCGTGTTCGATCCGTTCGCTCATGGGGGCATGGTCGTCCGCAACGGCCGCCCGCGCCAGCGAGTTTCCGGGCTGCGGCCGGGTGGGCAGAATGGGCGGGTGACTCTCTCCACCGCCGAGGCGGACAAGATCCTCGCCGACAACTTCGCCCCCTGGGTCCTGGCGCTGGGGCTCAGCGTGGAACAGACGGGGGCGCAGCACGCGGTGCTGCGGCTGCCTTGGTCGGACCAACTGGCCCGGGAGGGCGGCGGCTTGAGCGGGCAGGCGATGATGGCTGCGGCGGACACGGCCTGCGTGATCGCGATCTGCTCGGCCCGGGAGGGCTTCGAGCCGATGACCACTGTCCAGCAGTCCACCACCTTCCAACGCCCGGTGGTGGGGCGGGACGTGCTGGTGACGGCCCGGATCTCCAAGCTCGGCCGCCGGATGGCCTTCCTCGACATCACCCTCGCCGAGGAGGGCGCCGACCCGGCCGCGCCGGCCGCCCACGCCACCACGGTCTACGCCTTCCCCGGCTGACCCCCGGCGACCACCGGGGTCGGCAACCACGCGGGCCGGTCCGGCGGAATTGGTCCGGTCCGACCCCTACTCCTACGCGCTACCCGGCAGTAGCCTCGCGGTGCCCAACCGTCGGACCCGCTGGAGAGTTACATGCGCACAGCCCTGCTCAGACCCGCCCTGGCCGTCGCGGCGATCGCCGCCGTCCTCGCCGCGGCCACCCCCGCCTCGGCGGCGAGCTCCGCCGCGAAGTCCGCCGCCAAGGACCACGACACGCCGAGGTACTACCTCGCCCTGGGCGACTCCCTCGCGGCGGGCTACCAGTCGCTGCCGGGCGGCGGCCACGAGGTCGGCCACGGCTACGCCCAGGACCTCGCCCGCACCCTGGGCGAGCGCGCCTCGGCCGCGCACCACTCCCTGCGGTTCACCGACCTCGGCTGCCCGGGCGAGACCACCGGCAGCATGATCAACGGCGGCTGCCCGTACCCGCACCCGTACCAGGGCTCCCAGTTGGAGGCCGCCCTGGCCTTCCTCCGCGCGCACCACGGCGACCGCACCCTGGTCACCATCGACATCGGCGCCAACGACGTGGACGGCTGCCTGACCGGCGGCAAGGTCGACCTGCCCTGCGCGCTGAACGGCGTCGGCAAGGTGGCCACCGGCCTGGACACCATCCTCGGCAAGCTCAAGGCCGCCGCCGGCCCGCACACCCGGATCGTCGGGATGAACCTCTACGACCCGTTCCTGGCCGTCTGGCTCACCGGCGAGCAGGGCCGCGCCCAGGCCGGCCTCTCCGTCCCGCTGGCCGACGTGCTCAACACCACCATCGACCTCACCGACGCCGTCCACGGCGTGCCGACCGCCGACGTGGCCAAGGCGTTCTCCACCGACGCCTTCCTCCCGCTGGTGCCGTTCGGCGGCCAGCAGGTGCCGCTCAACGTGGCACGGGTGATGCAGTGGACCAACATGGCCCGGGGCGACATCCACGCCAACGACACCGGCTACCAGGTGATCGCCGACGCCTTCCTGGCCAAGATCTGAGTCGTCGGCTCCCGGCCGGGAACCGACGCGTCGGGCGGTCCCGAAGGACCGCCCGACCGCGACTCGCCCCGCCGGCCGACGCTACTGCGCGCAGATCGCCGAGACGAACTCCGCCACCCGCTCCTGCGGCATGCCTCGCGCGATGTCGGCCTCGCTGATCATGCCGACCAGCTTGTGGTCGGGGTGGTCGATCACCGGCAGCCGGCGCACCCGGTGCTGCTCCATCACCCGCAGCACCTGCTCGGTGTCCTCGTCCGCCTCCACCACCATCGGCCGCCCGAGGGCGAGTTCGCCGGCCGTGAGCACGGCCGGGTCGCGGCCCTCGGCCACGCAGCGGAGCACGATGTCACGGTCGGTGAGGATGCCGAGCAACTTCCCGTTCTCCCCGCAGATCGGCAGCGCGCCCACGTCCCGCTCGCGCATCAACCTGGCTGCCTCGGCCAGCGTCTGGCCGGCCTCCACGCACTCGGCCCCCGGGTGCATGATCTCTTTCGCGGTGGTCATCGCCGTACCTCCTCGACGCGGAGCAGCCGACCCCTCGGTACGGAGCAGCTGGGCCCCTCACTCATCCTGAGCCGCCTCCGGGGCAGGCGCCACCGCAGTCCCGGGCAGCGGCGGCTGCGCCACCGGCCGGTCCAGCAGCTCGTCCAGCGGCGGGAGTTCCGCCGCCGCAGCCTCGGCGGCCTCCACCGCCTCCTTGGTGCCCGCCACCTCCTCGGCCGTGGCCGAAGCGGGCTCCCCGCCCTCCGCCCCGGCCACCCGCTTGGTCGCGGTGTCCAGGAAGCGCAGCAGCTCCACCGGGAAGGGCAGCACCAGGGTGGAGTTCTTCTCCGCCGCCACCTCCACCACGGTCTGCAGCAGCCGGAGTTGGAGCGCGGCCGGGGCGGCGCTCATGATGGTCGCGGCCTCGGAGAGCCGGGCCGAGGCCTGGTACTCGCCGTCGGCCGTGATGATCCGGGCCCGCCGCTCCCGCTCCGCCTCGGCCTGACGGGACATCGAGCGCTTCATCGACTCCGGCAGCGCCACGTCCTTGATCTCCACCCGGTCGATCTGCACGCCCCAGCCGAGCGCCGGGCTGTCGATCATCAGCTCCAGGCCCTGGTTGATCGGCTCCCGGTTGGCCAGCAGGTCGTCCAGTTCGCTCTTGCCGATGATCGACCGGAGCGAGGTCTGCGCCACCTGCGAGATGGCGAACTGGTAGTCCTGCACGTTGACGGTGGCCTGCACCGGGTCGACCACCTTGAAGTACACCACCGCGTCCACCCGCACGGTCACGTTGTCCCGGGTGATGCCCTCCTGGGCCGGGATCGGCAGCGTCACGATCTGCACGTTCACCCGGCGGATTCGGTCGGCCACCGGCAGCAGCATCACCAGCCCCGGCTCCCGCAGCTGCTCCCGCACCCGGCCGAACCGGAACACCACCCCGCGTTGGAACTGCTGCACCACCCGCAGGCTCAGCCCGCAGACCACCGCCACCACGCCCGCCAGTGCGAGCACCGCATCCGCCACGATCATCGCCGTCACCTCGAAGGACCGGCATCCCCCATTCCACGCTACTCCGCCCGGCCGCGACTCCATCCGCTCTACGATCACGGCATGGACCCCGCCGCCCCGCCGCCCACCCTCGCCCTGCTCGACGAGCAGGTCACCCACTGCCGGGCCTGCCCGCGGCTGGTCGAGTGGCGCGAGGAGGCGGCCCGGGTCAAGCGGAAGTCGTACCAGGACTGGGACTACTGGGCCCGGCCGATCCCCGGCTTCGGCCCGCCGGACGCCGCCCTCGTGCTGCTCGGCCTGGCCCCCGCCGCGCACGGCGGCAACCGGACCGGCCGGATCTTCACCGGCGACCCGAGCGGCGACCTGCTCTACGCGACCCTGTACGGCCTGGGCCTGGCCAACCGCCCGGAGTCGGTGCGGGCCGGGGACGGCCTTGAGCTGTACGGGGTGCGGATCACCGACCCGGTGCGCTGCGCCCCGCCCGAGAACAAGCCGACCCCGGCCGAGCGGGACACCTGCCGCCCTTGGCTGGTACGGGAGTTCGACTTCCTCCGGCCGACCGTCCGCTCGATGGTGGCGCTCGGCGGCTTCGCCTGGCAGGCGCTGCTCCCGGTGCTCGCCGCCGCCGGCTACGTGCTGCCGCGCCCGCGCCCGGCCTTCGGCCACGGTGCCCACGTCGTGCTCCCGCACAGCGACGGCGGCCCGCTGCTGCACCTCTTCGGCTGCTACCACGTCAGCCCGCGCAACACCTACACCGGCCGCCTCACCACCCCGATGCTCCGCGACCTCCTCGCCACCGCCGCCGAGACGGCGGGCCTCACCGTCCGGCGCTGACCGGCCCCGGCCGTCAGCCCGCCGGCCGCGCCCTGGCCTCCGCCGCCACCGCCAGCTGCCGCCCGTACAGCACCCCCAGCGCGAACCGGTCGGCCCCCGGCTGCCCGGCCAGCTCCCGCAGCGCGGCGCGCGCCACCACCGCGTCCTGGTACCGCCCGAGCAGCTCCTGCCGCGCCTTCATCCGGGCCGTGAACCGCTCCTTCCCGGCCACCTCGCCCAGGTACCGGGCCCGCTTGGCGGCCTTCCGCGCCCGGTGCAGCTCCTCCTCCCCCATCCCCGGCTCCACCAGCGCCTTCCGCGCGGCCTTCCGGGCCAGCCGCTTCGGCGTGTCCACCGGCTCCGCCGCCCCCGGCAGACCGTCCAACCCCGCGAGCAGCGCGGCGTACCAGTCGCTCGCGAGCGCGGCCACCACCTCGCCCCGCGCCCGGGCCGCCCGCTCGGCCAGCCGCCGCTCCAGCCAGACCGCCACCCGCTCCGGCCCGAGCTCGGCCGGCAGCTCCCGCGCCCCGCCCACCAGCAGCTCACCCACCACCTCGCAGTCCCGCGCCGGAGCCAGCGCCCGCCCCAGCCGCCGCAGCCCCTCCACCGGCTCCGCCGCCGCCGGGCCGTACGCCCGAAGCGCCACCCGCAGCCGTCGGCAGGCGATCCGCAGCTGGTGCACGGCATCGGGCTCCTCGGCCCGCACGGCGGCGTCCAGCGCGAAGACCCGCGCCCGCTGCTCGGCCACCCGGGCCGCGAACAGCCGCGCCCCCTGGTCGGCGCCGGTTGCCATAGGGAAAGGCTAAGCCGGAGTGCCGCCCGAGGGGGCGCCGAAGGCGAGCGGGGCTACGGCCGCAGCTGCACGGCCATCGAGAGCGTGTAGCCGACCAGCGCGCCGAAGCAGGCCACGGCGGTGGCGTGCCGTGCGGTGAAGGGCAGGCCGGCCAGGGCCGGGTAGAGCAGGACGGCGCAGCCGGCGGCGGCGTCGGCCGCGTACAGGCCGCTCGGCGGGACCACCTTGGTGGTGTGGGCCGCCCAGCCGGTGGCGACCAGGAAGCCGGTGAGCAGCACGAAGCCGGAGAGCAGGCCGGCGCCGATGGTGGACAGCGCGGCGTGCGGGGCGGGTGCCTCCTCGTCGGGGGCGAGGGCCGGGCGGAGCCGCTGCGAGATGGCCAGCGCACCGACGGCGATGCTGATGGCGAGGACGGCTCCGAGTACGGGCACGAGGTTCAACTACGACTCCGGGTCTGGATGGGGCCTTGGATGGCGGCGGCGATCGCCGCGGGGAGCAGGACGGTGACGAGCAGCACCACGGACCACACCACCGGGTCGAGCACCGGCGCGGCGGGCGCGGCCGGTGCCACGGCGACGGCGGTGCTCGCCACCGGGTGCGGCACCGGCGGGGTGACCACGGCGGCCACCGGCAGCGGGGCCGGCGGTGTCGGCTTGGGCGTCGGCGGTTTCGGCGCGGGCGGCTTCGGCGGCAGCACCACGGCGTGCGTGACGGTCGGGCTCGGCTTGGCGGGCGCCGGTGCGGCGGGGGTCGGCGGCGGAGTGGGCGCGGGCGGGCTGGGCGGCTCCGGCGGGTGCGGGGTCGGCGGTGCGGGCGGGGTGGGCACCGGCGGTGGGGTCGGCACCGGAGGTGGGGTGGGGACCGGGGGCGTCGGCGGCGAGGGGCAGGGGGGCTCAGGGATCGGCGGGTGCGGAGGGTGCGGTGGGTGGGGCGGATGTGGGGGGTGCGGAGGATGCGGTGGGTGCGGAGGGTGTGTCGGATGCGGCGGCTGGGGCGGTTCCGGGTGATGATTCGGATACGAAGGGCGAGCCGCACCCGAAGGCGCTCCGGTCGGCAGTGACCGGAGGCCGCCGAGCGCGTCCAGTGGGCTCCGGGGGACGTGGTCCATCAGCCGATTGTCGGATCACGCGACATGACAATCGCCACAGAGTCGGTGAATGTCGCCCACAATCGCCCATCCGGGTGATGACCCCTGAACGCCTGCGTGATTAAACGCCTTTGACTCCGGACGGACGTACGACTCGTCCCAGTCCACCCGGTCAGCCCTCTCCCGGCCGTCCGTGACGCCGTGACATACTCCGGGAGATGACTGACGACCAGCCGACCAGGGTGCTGCGGGCAGCGGTGTTCACCGCGCTCGCCGTTCCGCTGTCCGCGCTCGGCCACGTGGTCATCACCGGACGGGCCCTCCCGCTCAGCCTGGTCGCCGCCGCCACCGCGGTGGTGCTGGTGCTCGCGTACCTGGCCGCCGGCCCGCAGCGGCGCTTCCTGCACATCACGGCCGTGCTGGTGCCGGTCGAGCTGCTGCTGAACACCGCCTTCAACCTCGGCCAGGACACCTGTGCCAGCGCCGCCCCCGGCCACGGCGTGGACCTGCTGGTCTGCGGCGGCGGCTCGGTGGACGGTTCGGTGCTCGGCAGCGTCACCCCCGGCACCGCCCAGCTGCTGGTGCTCGCGGTGCACCTGGTGCTCGCCCTGGCCGCCGCCCTCTGGCTGCGGCTCGGCGAAGCGGCACTCACCGGCCTCGCCGAGGCGCTGCGAGCACTCGCCGAGCCGTTCCGGGCGCTGCTCCTGCTGCTTGCCCCGCTGCCCTGCTGCCCCGCCGCGCTCGCCCCGGCCGTGGACGCCGCCCCGGCGCTGCCCCACCCGGGCCAGGTGCTGCTCGGCCCGGCCCCCCGGCGCGGCCCGCCCGCGCTCGCCCTGGCCGCCTGACCCTCCCCGCCACGCCCGGTCCCGTACCCGCACCCGCGCACCCCGGTCAGCCGCCCGCCGCTCCCCCGGCTCCGCCGAGCCCGACGCACCCCGCCGACCTCCGGCCCCGCCCGGCTCGCCGCACCGCGCCGAGCCGTCCGCCCGCGCCACCCGCCCGGGCCACCCCAGCAGCCAGCCTTCCCGAGGCACGCCCCCCGCGCCGCCACACCGGCGCGGCCGTGCGGCCTGCCCGTCACCTCAGGAGTTGACCGACCCGATGAGCACCCAGCAGACCCCGCAGGCCCAGCCGTCCAAGGCCGCGAAGGGCCAGACCGCCCGCGAGCGCCTCGCCGAGGCCCACCAGGCCGAGCTCAAGGCCAACGCCCGCCGCCGCAAGGTGGTGATCGGAGTCTCGGTGGCCGCCGTGATCGCCGTCGCCGGCGCCACCACGCTGGCGATCAGCACCGCCGACCAGGGCTCCACCAAGTCGGTCGCCGTGGCGCCGAACCAGCCGGTGGTCACCCCCGCCAACACCTCCGGCACCGACGGCACCGTGGTCGTCTACGGCAAGGCCGACGCCCCGCACACCCTCAAGGTCTACGAGGACTTCCGCTGCCCGATCTGCAAGCTGCTGGAGTCCTCGGCCGGCCCGGCCGTCCAGGCGGGCGCGGACCAGGGCACGTACAAGATCGAGTACCACCTGGCCGCCTTCCTCGACGACGGCCTCGGCGGCAAGGGCTCGATCACGGCACTGGCCGCCGCCGGCGCCGCGCTCAACGAGGGCACCGACAAGTTCAAGCAGTTCCACGACGTGCTCTACGCCAACCAGCCCGAGGAGAAGGTGGACGGCTTCGGCGACGTCAACCACCTGCTCGACCTGGCCGCGAAGGTGCCCGGCCTGAAGACCGAGGCCTTCACCAAGGCCGTCACCGAGGGCACCTACCTGCCCTGGGCCAAGAAGGTGGCCGACGCCTTCCAGTCCAGCGGTGTCCGGGGCACCCCGACCCTGACCCTCGACGGCAAGCAGCTCCAGGTCTTCACCGGCCAGGGCAAGCCGGTCACCCCGGAGCAGTACGACGCCCTCGTCCGGCAGAGCACCGGCGGCTGACCATGGCCGCGCCCGCTCTGCGGCGTAGCCCCGCCACGGTGGCCCCCGCTCCGGGGGCCGCCCGGGCCTACGCCTGGCTCGTCCTGGTCTGCGGCGCCCTCGGGCTGGCCGCCTCCGCCGTCCTCACCCTCGACAAGCTCCGGCTGCTCGAGGACCCGGCGTACGTCCCGAGCTGCAACATCAACCCGGTGATCAGCTGCGGCTCGATCATGCGCACCGACCAGGCCAGCGCCTTCGGCTTCCCCAACTCGCTGATCGGCCTGGCCGCCTTCGGCGCCGTGCTGGCCGTCGGCGCCGGCCTGCTCGCGGGCGCGACCTACCGCCGCTGGTTCTGGCTCTGCTTCCAGCTCGGCGCCCTGCTCGGCCTCGGCTTCACCTGCTGGCTGGTCTACCAGGCCCTGTACGAGATCGGCGCCCTCTGCCCGTACTGCATGGTGGTCTGGGCCGCCGTCCTCCCCCTCGCCTGGTACACCCTCCTCCACCTCCTCGGCCGCCGCCCCCGCTACCACTGGGTCGTCCCGGCCCTCTGGTACCTCGCGATCGCCCTGCTGGTCCTCAACCGGTTCTGGTACTACTGGCGCACGCTGCTCTGACGGCCGCCCCCGTCGAACGGACCGGTCCGGGCCGGGCGTGTGCATGGACGGCGAGTCCCGGGGCACACGGAGCAAGAATCCCTGCTGGCCAGGGGCGCACGGACAAGGAGAAGACATGTCGTTCCTCTGGGCAATCCTCGCCGGCCTCGTCATCGGCGTGCTGGCGAAACTGGTCGTCCCCGGGCGTCAGCCGATCCCGCTCTGGCTGACCATCCTGCTCGGCATCGTCGGAGGTCTGATCGGCAACGCCTTGGCCGGCGTCTTCGGGGTCCGGGACACCGGCGGGATCGACTGGATCCGGCACATCTTCCAGATCGGCGCGGCGGCGGTACTGATCGCCCTCGTCTCGCCGCTCTGGAGTCGCGGTCGGGCCTGACCGCCCGTCACCGGGAGCCCGCCGTCCGGCCGGACGGCGGGCTCCCGGCCGTCCGGCCGTCACTGCGCCGCCTGGAGTCGGCACCACGGCGTCGAGCCGCCGCCCCGACGTGTCATGCTCCTCGCATGGACGCCAACGACGGCCCCCCGACCGCGCCCTCCGAGTGCCCCGACGACCGGGGTGTCTTCTCCTCGTACCGCTATCTGGCCCACCGGCCACCGGCCACGGACGTGACGGTCGGCGGGGCGGTGTCGGCCGTGCAGGAGGTGCTGGCCGGCGTGCCCGGCTCGGTGACCTTCCTCCAGCCGGTCCCCGGCCCGGACGGCCGCCTCGCCGATCTGCGCTACGCGGCCGCTTCCCCGGACGCGGTGGACATCGGGGGCCGCCGGGGGCAGGAGCTGATCGGACTACGAGTGCTCGAGACCTATCCGGGGGCGGCCGGCACCGAGCTGTGGCAGGGCTATCTCAAGGCTCTGGACACCGGCGAGCCCTACGAGGGCGAGCTGGCGTACGAGGAGGTCGCCGTCGGCATCCCGCACCGCTCCCACTACCGGGTGCGGGCCGTACCGTGCCAGGGCGGACTCGTCGTCTCCTGGACCCGCCTGGACACCGGCGAACGCGAGCGGCGGCGCCTGGGGGTCATGCAGCGGCTGGCCCGGATGGGTTGGGCGGACTGGGACCTGGTCCGCAACGTGATCTCCTGGTCCGACGAGGTCTACACGGTCTTCAACCGCGATCCCGCGCTGGGCCCGATGACCCTGGAAGAGCTGCCCACCCACGTACTCGCCGAGGACCTGCCCGCCCTCGGCACGGCGGTGCGGCACCTGCTGGGCGACGGCGAGCCGATCGACCACACCTTCCGGATCACCACCCCGGACGGCCAGGTGCGGCACCTTCGGATCGTCGCGGAGGCCGAGCTCGACGCGCACGGCGGCCCGGTGGAGGTGCACGGTTTCTTCCAGGACCTCACCGCCGCCAAGCACACCGAGCGGCAGCTCCTCGACCACCAGCAGGCCGTGCTCGCCCAGCAGAGCCAGCTGGCCGCCGAGCGCGGACTGGCCGCCCGGCTCCAGGACACCCTGCTGCCGGTGTCCCACCAGACCCTCCTCCTGGCGGGCCTGACCGTCGACGTCGCCTACCAGCCGCTCCAGGAGGGGCTCAAGCTCGGCGGTGACTGGTACAGCGCCGTCGAACTCCCCGACGGCGACGCACTGTTCGTCGTCGGGGACGTCGCCGGCCACGGACTCGACGCCGTCGCGACGATGGCTCTGCTGCGGTTCACCGCCAAGGGCATGGCCATCACGGGCACGCCGCTGCCCTCCGTGCTCGCCCGCCTCAACACCCTGCTGCTGCACTCCCCGGACCAGGGCTTCGACACCGCGACGATGGTCATGGCCCACTTCGATCCGACCGCCTCCCGGCTCACCTGGGTCCAGGCCGGCCACCCGCCGCCCCTGCTGGTGCGGGACGGCCGGAGCCGCTTCCTGGCCGGGCACCAGGGCACCCTGCTCGGCGCCGTCGACACCGCGCGCTACGAGGCGTCTACCGTCGAGCTGCGGCCCGGCGATCACCTGCTCCTCTACACCGACGGCCTGGTCGAGACCCCGGGCGAGCCGATCGATGCGGGCCTGGCCCGCCTGGCCCGCATCGCTCCGGCCCACGTGAACGACCCGCACTGCGTGGACGCACTCGTGCGCGAGACCGTCGGCCGGCGGGCTCCCCGGGACGACATCTGCGTCCTGCACATCGCCCGCTGACTCCGCCCCGGCCGCGCACGGGCCGCCAGGGCGAGCGTTCCGACCGTTCGACGGCCCGAGGGAGGCTGAATCTCTGTCAGAAAGCACAAGGGCCCTGCCCCCGGGCACCGTGACAGGCTGCCGACACTTGAGCAGTCCACGGCATCCGGAGGTCCCCTGTGCGAGTCCTGTTCACCGCGCCCGGCGCGGTCGGCCACGTCTTTCCGCTGGTCCCGACCGCGCTGGCCCTGCGGGCCGCCGGGCACGAGGTGCTGTTCGCCGGCCAGCAGCCGCTCTCGATCCTGCGGCACACCGGCCTGCCGACGGTCGAGGTAGGCGACGGCGGCGGCCTCCGGGAGGCCTTCGCCCGGGCCCTCCCGCCGGGCACCCGCTTCGCCGACCAGGACCGGACGGAGGAGGAGACCCACGAGCTCAGCGCCCTCGGCTTCGCCGAGTTCGGCCGCTCCACCGTCGAGGGCCTGCTGGCGGTCGGCCGCGGCTGGCGGCCCGACGTGATCGTGCACGAGTCCTTCCAGGGCGCCGCGCCCCTGGTGGCCGCCAAGCTCGGCATACCCGCCGTGCGGCACAACTACGGGGTCACCTCGGCCGGGGCGGCCGCCCGCCTGCGGCGGCTGCTGGCCGAGGACTACCGCATCCACGGGGCCGAGCCCACCGAGTCGGCCACCGTGATCGACGTGGTCCCGGCCTCGCTCGGCGGGGACGGCGGCGGCCTGCGGGTCCGGTACGTCCCGTACAACGGCGGCGGGACGGTGCCGCTCGACCTGCTCGGCCGCGGTGACCGCCCCCGGCTGGCCCTCACCCTGGGCACCGTCTTCACCGACTGGGAGGGCGTCGCGCCCCTCGCCCACCTGATCGACCAGGCCGGCGCCCTGGACGCCGAGGTCCTGCTGGCCGTCGGCGAGGCCGACCTCTCCCCGCTCGGCCCGCTGCCCGCCAACCTCCGCCCGCTCCCCTGGGTCCCGCTCAGCGGCCTGCTCCAGGCCGTCGACGCCGTGGTCCACCACGGCGGCTCCGGCAGCATGATGACCGCCGCCGCCCTCGGCGTCCCCCAACTGATGCTCCCCCAGGGCGCCGACAACTTCACCAACGCCGCCGCCGGCCAGGCGGCCGGCTTCGCCCTCTCCTCCACCCTGGCCGCCGTCGACACCGCCCTCCTCGACCACCTCCTCACCGACGAGGCCCTGCGCAAGTCCGCCGCCGCCACACGCGCCGAGATCGACGCCCTCCCCTCCCCGGCCGACCTGGTCACCGACTTCGAGGCCCTGGTCGGCCAGGTGCACTGATCGCGGAGGAATCTTCCGGCCGGACCGGGGCAGACGAGGTGCGGACCCAGTACCGACCGACCGGAGGACGAGATGAGTGCCAACGACAAGATCGAGAATGCCGC from Kitasatospora sp. MMS16-BH015 encodes:
- a CDS encoding CHAD domain-containing protein, translated to MATGADQGARLFAARVAEQRARVFALDAAVRAEEPDAVHQLRIACRRLRVALRAYGPAAAEPVEGLRRLGRALAPARDCEVVGELLVGGARELPAELGPERVAVWLERRLAERAARARGEVVAALASDWYAALLAGLDGLPGAAEPVDTPKRLARKAARKALVEPGMGEEELHRARKAAKRARYLGEVAGKERFTARMKARQELLGRYQDAVVARAALRELAGQPGADRFALGVLYGRQLAVAAEARARPAG
- a CDS encoding thioredoxin domain-containing protein; amino-acid sequence: MSTQQTPQAQPSKAAKGQTARERLAEAHQAELKANARRRKVVIGVSVAAVIAVAGATTLAISTADQGSTKSVAVAPNQPVVTPANTSGTDGTVVVYGKADAPHTLKVYEDFRCPICKLLESSAGPAVQAGADQGTYKIEYHLAAFLDDGLGGKGSITALAAAGAALNEGTDKFKQFHDVLYANQPEEKVDGFGDVNHLLDLAAKVPGLKTEAFTKAVTEGTYLPWAKKVADAFQSSGVRGTPTLTLDGKQLQVFTGQGKPVTPEQYDALVRQSTGG
- a CDS encoding vitamin K epoxide reductase family protein, yielding MAAPALRRSPATVAPAPGAARAYAWLVLVCGALGLAASAVLTLDKLRLLEDPAYVPSCNINPVISCGSIMRTDQASAFGFPNSLIGLAAFGAVLAVGAGLLAGATYRRWFWLCFQLGALLGLGFTCWLVYQALYEIGALCPYCMVVWAAVLPLAWYTLLHLLGRRPRYHWVVPALWYLAIALLVLNRFWYYWRTLL
- a CDS encoding GlsB/YeaQ/YmgE family stress response membrane protein, encoding MSFLWAILAGLVIGVLAKLVVPGRQPIPLWLTILLGIVGGLIGNALAGVFGVRDTGGIDWIRHIFQIGAAAVLIALVSPLWSRGRA
- a CDS encoding PP2C family protein-serine/threonine phosphatase, producing MDANDGPPTAPSECPDDRGVFSSYRYLAHRPPATDVTVGGAVSAVQEVLAGVPGSVTFLQPVPGPDGRLADLRYAAASPDAVDIGGRRGQELIGLRVLETYPGAAGTELWQGYLKALDTGEPYEGELAYEEVAVGIPHRSHYRVRAVPCQGGLVVSWTRLDTGERERRRLGVMQRLARMGWADWDLVRNVISWSDEVYTVFNRDPALGPMTLEELPTHVLAEDLPALGTAVRHLLGDGEPIDHTFRITTPDGQVRHLRIVAEAELDAHGGPVEVHGFFQDLTAAKHTERQLLDHQQAVLAQQSQLAAERGLAARLQDTLLPVSHQTLLLAGLTVDVAYQPLQEGLKLGGDWYSAVELPDGDALFVVGDVAGHGLDAVATMALLRFTAKGMAITGTPLPSVLARLNTLLLHSPDQGFDTATMVMAHFDPTASRLTWVQAGHPPPLLVRDGRSRFLAGHQGTLLGAVDTARYEASTVELRPGDHLLLYTDGLVETPGEPIDAGLARLARIAPAHVNDPHCVDALVRETVGRRAPRDDICVLHIAR
- a CDS encoding nucleotide disphospho-sugar-binding domain-containing protein, whose translation is MRVLFTAPGAVGHVFPLVPTALALRAAGHEVLFAGQQPLSILRHTGLPTVEVGDGGGLREAFARALPPGTRFADQDRTEEETHELSALGFAEFGRSTVEGLLAVGRGWRPDVIVHESFQGAAPLVAAKLGIPAVRHNYGVTSAGAAARLRRLLAEDYRIHGAEPTESATVIDVVPASLGGDGGGLRVRYVPYNGGGTVPLDLLGRGDRPRLALTLGTVFTDWEGVAPLAHLIDQAGALDAEVLLAVGEADLSPLGPLPANLRPLPWVPLSGLLQAVDAVVHHGGSGSMMTAAALGVPQLMLPQGADNFTNAAAGQAAGFALSSTLAAVDTALLDHLLTDEALRKSAAATRAEIDALPSPADLVTDFEALVGQVH